In Pseudomonas sp. MM213, a genomic segment contains:
- a CDS encoding DEAD/DEAH box helicase — translation MTQETGGFAAFNLNPNILAAVIATGYEEPSAIQQQSIPIIMAGQDMIGQAQTGTGKTAAFALPILHCIDPAKREPQALILAPTRELALQVATAFETYAKQMPGVTVVAVYGGAPMGPQLKAIRNGAQIVVATPGRLCDHLRRDEKVLSTVNHLVLDEADEMLKLGFMDDLEVIFKALPPTRQTVLFSATLPQSIRAIAERHLRDPQHVKIQTKTQTVTAIEQAHLLVHADQKTSAVLSLLEVEDFDALIMFVRTKQATLDLASALEAKGYKAAALNGDIAQNQRERVIDSLKDGRLDIVVATDVAARGLDVPRITHVFNVDMPYDPESYVHRIGRTGRAGREGRALLLVTPRERRMLQVIERVTGQKVAEVRLPDAQAVLDARIKKLTNSLSPLVGDAESTHGDLLDRLTADIGCTPRALAAALLRKATNAQALTLAAIEKERPLVPNNAPRGDRPERTGDRPDRGDRERRAPVPLAEGRARCRTALGARDGIAAKNLLGAILNEGGLAREAIGRIQVRDSFSLVELPEDGLERLLTKLKDTRVAGKQLKLRRYRED, via the coding sequence ATGACCCAGGAAACCGGCGGCTTCGCCGCTTTTAATCTTAATCCGAATATCCTTGCAGCCGTCATTGCGACTGGCTACGAAGAGCCTTCGGCTATTCAGCAGCAATCGATCCCGATCATCATGGCCGGCCAGGACATGATTGGTCAGGCGCAAACCGGTACGGGTAAAACCGCTGCGTTCGCCCTGCCTATCCTGCACTGCATCGATCCTGCCAAGCGCGAGCCGCAAGCCCTGATCCTGGCGCCAACCCGTGAGTTGGCGCTGCAAGTAGCAACCGCTTTCGAAACCTACGCCAAGCAAATGCCAGGCGTTACCGTTGTGGCCGTTTACGGCGGCGCCCCTATGGGTCCACAACTGAAAGCAATCCGTAATGGCGCACAGATCGTTGTCGCCACTCCGGGCCGTCTGTGCGACCACCTGCGTCGCGACGAAAAAGTCCTGTCGACCGTGAACCACCTGGTTCTCGACGAAGCCGACGAAATGCTCAAACTGGGTTTCATGGACGACCTCGAAGTCATCTTCAAGGCGCTGCCTCCAACCCGTCAGACCGTATTGTTCTCGGCTACCCTGCCGCAGTCGATCCGTGCGATTGCCGAACGTCACCTGCGTGATCCGCAGCATGTGAAGATCCAGACCAAGACTCAGACCGTTACCGCGATCGAACAGGCTCACCTGTTGGTTCACGCTGACCAGAAGACCTCGGCTGTATTGAGCCTGCTGGAAGTCGAAGACTTCGACGCCCTGATCATGTTCGTGCGCACCAAGCAAGCGACCCTGGACCTGGCCAGCGCCCTGGAAGCCAAAGGCTACAAAGCCGCTGCGCTGAACGGTGACATTGCCCAGAACCAGCGTGAGCGCGTGATCGACTCCCTCAAGGATGGCCGTCTGGACATCGTTGTGGCGACCGACGTTGCCGCTCGTGGCCTGGACGTTCCGCGCATCACTCACGTGTTCAACGTTGACATGCCGTACGATCCGGAATCCTACGTTCACCGTATCGGCCGTACTGGCCGTGCCGGTCGCGAAGGTCGTGCACTGCTGCTGGTGACTCCGCGTGAGCGCCGCATGCTGCAAGTGATCGAGCGTGTAACCGGTCAGAAAGTTGCCGAAGTTCGCCTGCCGGACGCTCAGGCTGTTCTCGATGCCCGCATCAAGAAACTGACCAACAGCCTCTCGCCGCTGGTTGGCGATGCCGAATCGACTCACGGTGATCTGCTGGATCGCCTGACTGCCGATATCGGTTGCACGCCGCGTGCACTGGCTGCTGCCCTGCTGCGCAAGGCGACCAACGCTCAGGCGCTGACCCTGGCTGCAATCGAGAAAGAACGTCCACTGGTGCCGAACAACGCACCGCGTGGCGATCGTCCAGAGCGCACCGGTGATCGTCCGGACCGTGGTGATCGCGAGCGTCGTGCTCCGGTTCCATTGGCCGAAGGTCGTGCCCGTTGCCGTACCGCGCTGGGCGCGCGTGACGGTATCGCGGCGAAAAACCTGCTGGGCGCCATCCTCAACGAAGGTGGTCTGGCGCGTGAAGCCATCGGTCGCATCCAGGTGCGTGACAGCTTCAGCCTCGTCGAGCTGCCGGAAGATGGTCTGGAGCGTCTGCTGACCAAGCTGAAGGACACTCGCGTTGCCGGTAAGCAGTTGAAGCTGCGTCGCTATCGCGAAGATTGA
- the minD gene encoding septum site-determining protein MinD translates to MAKILVVTSGKGGVGKTTTSAAIGTGLALRGHKTVIVDFDVGLRNLDLIMGCERRVVYDFVNVVNGEANLQQALIKDKRLENLYVLAASQTRDKDALTVEGVEKVLMALKEDFEFVVCDSPAGIEKGAHLAMYFADEAIVVTNPEVSSVRDSDRMLGLLASKSRRAENGEDPIKEHLLLTRYNPQRVSDGEMLGVEDVKEILAVTLLGVIPESQAVLKASNSGVPVILDDQSDAGQAYSDAVERLLGKTVEHRFLDVTKKGFFERLFGGR, encoded by the coding sequence TTGGCCAAGATTCTCGTGGTTACATCCGGCAAGGGTGGTGTGGGTAAGACCACCACCAGTGCTGCTATCGGTACCGGCCTCGCACTGCGCGGTCACAAAACAGTTATCGTCGACTTCGACGTCGGCTTGCGTAACCTCGACCTGATCATGGGTTGCGAGCGTCGCGTCGTGTATGACTTCGTCAACGTGGTTAACGGCGAAGCCAACCTGCAACAGGCCCTGATCAAAGACAAACGCCTGGAAAACCTCTACGTACTGGCCGCCAGTCAGACCCGCGACAAAGACGCGCTGACTGTCGAAGGCGTGGAAAAAGTCCTGATGGCGTTGAAGGAAGACTTCGAATTCGTGGTCTGCGACTCCCCGGCCGGCATCGAGAAAGGTGCTCACCTGGCCATGTACTTCGCCGATGAAGCGATTGTCGTGACCAACCCGGAAGTCTCCTCGGTTCGTGACTCGGACCGCATGCTGGGCCTGCTGGCCAGCAAATCGCGTCGCGCCGAAAACGGCGAAGACCCGATCAAGGAACACTTGCTGTTGACCCGTTACAACCCGCAACGCGTCAGCGATGGCGAGATGCTCGGCGTTGAAGACGTCAAGGAAATTCTCGCTGTGACCCTGCTGGGTGTGATCCCTGAGTCCCAAGCGGTACTCAAGGCGTCCAACTCCGGCGTGCCGGTGATTCTCGACGATCAAAGCGACGCCGGTCAGGCGTACAGCGATGCGGTCGAACGCCTGCTGGGCAAAACCGTGGAGCATCGGTTTCTCGATGTGACGAAGAAAGGATTCTTTGAGCGTCTGTTTGGAGGCCGGTAA
- a CDS encoding RluA family pseudouridine synthase yields MPLSNVHIIHQDAAVLVVNKPTLLLSVPGRADDNKDCLITRLQENGYPEARIVHRLDWETSGIILLARDPDTHRELSRQFHDRETEKAYTALCWGQPELDSGSIDLPLRYDPPTKPRHVVDFEFGKNALTFWRVLERCGDWCRVELTPITGRSHQLRVHMLSIGHPLLGDGLYAHEQALAAWPRLCLHASMLSFTHPQTGERLRFECPAPF; encoded by the coding sequence ATGCCGCTGTCCAACGTCCACATCATCCATCAGGACGCCGCCGTACTGGTGGTGAATAAACCGACCCTGTTGCTTTCCGTCCCTGGCCGGGCCGACGACAACAAGGATTGCCTGATCACCCGCCTGCAAGAAAACGGCTACCCCGAAGCCCGCATCGTCCATCGCCTGGACTGGGAAACCTCCGGCATCATTCTGCTGGCCCGTGACCCGGACACCCATCGCGAATTGTCTCGGCAATTTCACGACCGTGAAACCGAAAAGGCCTACACCGCACTGTGCTGGGGCCAGCCGGAACTGGACAGCGGCAGCATCGACCTGCCCCTGCGTTACGACCCGCCGACCAAGCCGCGCCATGTGGTGGATTTCGAGTTCGGCAAAAACGCCCTGACATTCTGGCGCGTGCTGGAACGATGCGGCGACTGGTGTCGGGTTGAACTGACGCCGATCACCGGCCGCTCCCATCAGTTGCGCGTGCACATGCTCTCCATCGGCCACCCGCTGCTGGGTGACGGGCTCTATGCCCACGAGCAGGCGCTGGCCGCCTGGCCACGCCTGTGCCTGCACGCGAGCATGCTCAGCTTCACTCATCCGCAGACTGGTGAACGCCTGCGTTTCGAGTGCCCGGCACCGTTTTGA
- the minC gene encoding septum site-determining protein MinC translates to MSQIEPQDQDPVFQLKGSMLAITVLELARNDLESLDRQLAAKVAQAPGFFSNAPLVLALDKLPASEGAVDLPGLMRVCRQHGLRTLAIRASRIEDIAAAIAVDLPVLPPSGARERALDPLEGTVAKKPEKPAEPTIKPTKIITSPVRGGQQIYAQGCDLVVISSVSPGAELLADGNIHVYGPMRGRVLAGVKGDTKARIFCQQMSAELVSIAGHYKVSEDLRRDPLWGAGVQVSLSGDVLNIIRL, encoded by the coding sequence ATGAGCCAAATCGAACCGCAAGACCAGGATCCCGTGTTCCAGTTGAAGGGCAGCATGCTCGCCATTACCGTGCTGGAGCTGGCCCGCAACGACCTCGAAAGCCTTGATCGGCAATTGGCCGCCAAGGTCGCCCAGGCGCCCGGCTTCTTCAGCAACGCGCCGCTGGTACTGGCGCTGGACAAGCTTCCGGCCAGCGAAGGTGCGGTCGATCTGCCAGGTTTGATGCGCGTCTGCCGCCAGCACGGCCTGCGCACCCTGGCGATCCGTGCCAGTCGCATCGAAGACATCGCCGCCGCCATCGCAGTCGACCTGCCGGTGCTGCCGCCCTCCGGCGCCCGCGAGCGTGCGCTGGACCCGCTTGAAGGCACCGTGGCGAAGAAACCGGAAAAACCCGCTGAACCGACGATCAAACCGACGAAAATCATCACCTCGCCGGTACGCGGCGGCCAGCAGATTTATGCCCAGGGTTGCGACCTCGTCGTGATCTCCTCGGTCAGCCCGGGGGCGGAACTTCTCGCCGACGGCAACATCCATGTATACGGACCGATGCGTGGTCGTGTATTGGCCGGGGTCAAAGGCGACACGAAAGCCAGGATTTTCTGTCAGCAAATGAGCGCTGAACTGGTCTCCATCGCCGGCCATTACAAGGTTTCGGAAGATCTGCGTCGCGACCCTTTGTGGGGCGCGGGTGTACAGGTCAGCCTGTCGGGCGATGTGTTGAACATCATTCGGCTTTAA
- a CDS encoding crotonase/enoyl-CoA hydratase family protein, protein MNQPVTSRVTCERRGHVLLIGLDRVAKRNAFDLDLLNALSLAYGEFEADSEARVAVVFGHGEHFTAGLDLVSASSALAEGWQAPPGGCDPWGVFAGPRVSKPVIVAAQGYCLTIGIELMLAADINLCASNTRFAQKEVQRGIFPFGGATLRLHQVAGWGNAMRWLLTGDEFDAHDALHLGLVQEVMASEDLLLRAIELAERIARQAPLGVQATLMSARQARYEGETAAALGLPPLVKKLLASEDAKEGVRSMVEKRPGIFKGV, encoded by the coding sequence ATGAATCAACCTGTTACCAGCCGTGTGACCTGCGAAAGGCGCGGCCATGTCCTGTTGATCGGCCTGGATCGGGTGGCCAAGCGCAATGCCTTCGACCTCGACCTGCTCAACGCACTCAGCCTGGCCTACGGTGAGTTCGAGGCTGACAGCGAAGCGCGGGTGGCGGTGGTGTTCGGCCATGGCGAGCATTTCACCGCCGGGCTTGACCTGGTCAGCGCCAGTTCGGCCCTGGCCGAGGGCTGGCAGGCACCGCCCGGCGGCTGCGATCCGTGGGGCGTGTTCGCGGGTCCGCGAGTCAGCAAACCGGTGATCGTCGCCGCGCAAGGTTATTGCCTGACCATCGGCATTGAGCTGATGCTCGCCGCCGACATCAACCTCTGCGCCAGTAACACCCGGTTTGCCCAGAAAGAAGTGCAGCGCGGGATTTTCCCGTTTGGCGGGGCCACATTGCGCCTTCATCAAGTCGCCGGTTGGGGCAATGCGATGCGCTGGTTGCTGACCGGGGATGAATTCGATGCGCATGACGCGTTGCATCTGGGGTTGGTGCAGGAAGTCATGGCCAGCGAGGATTTGCTGCTCCGGGCGATCGAGCTGGCAGAGCGGATTGCCCGGCAGGCGCCGCTGGGGGTTCAGGCAACGTTGATGTCGGCGCGGCAGGCGCGTTATGAGGGCGAAACAGCCGCAGCGCTGGGGTTGCCGCCGCTGGTGAAGAAGTTGTTGGCGAGTGAGGATGCGAAGGAAGGCGTGCGGTCGATGGTTGAGAAGCGGCCCGGCATTTTCAAAGGGGTTTGA
- a CDS encoding mechanosensitive ion channel family protein, which yields MFARLFALPSLFLVCLMALLPIMPAQAVGLPSLLNSSAKTQPEAQEPLGQSLDEVIKSLENDQQRSKLLADLKKLRDATKKAQPAAEEGVLGLIGGTLANFEKQFSGADSPLTRWSDEFDLAKEELAGLVLPANEWLPIIFGFAMILMVWSLLAAALIWLGHRVRMRFGLTEELPQHPKALDMLRFALRKLGPWLIALVMTVYMTYALPSSLGKSLAMVLAYALVVGTCFSAICVIAFSLLDGPHRHRALYILRHQAFRPLWLIGSFAAFGEALNDPRLVASLGSHLAHTAATIANVLAALSTGLFILRFRRPIAHLIRNQPLSRRLTRRALSDTIEILGTFWYMPALVLVAISLFATFVSAGDTSTALRQSLICTVLLVLCMVINGLVRRHALKPQRGMKRHALYSERLKSFFYTLAHLLVWLAFIELGLRVWGMSLIAFTEGEGHEVSVKLFSLGGTLIFAWLIWILSDTAVHHALTRSRKGQANARAQTMMPLIRNVLFVAIFIVALIVALANMGMNVTPLLAGAGVIGLAIGFGAQSLVADLITGLFIIIEDSLAIDDYVDVGGHLGTVEGLTIRTVRLRDIDGIVHTIPFSEIKSIKNYSREFGYAIFRVAIPSNMDIDNAIKLMRDVGQKMRADPLQRRNIWSPLEIQGVESFESGNAILRARFKTAPIKQWEVSRAFNLSLKRHLDEAGLDLATPRMSVQVVTAGGGPIAD from the coding sequence GTGTTCGCTCGTCTTTTTGCCCTACCCAGCCTTTTCCTCGTCTGCCTGATGGCGCTGCTGCCGATCATGCCGGCCCAGGCCGTCGGTTTACCGAGCTTGCTCAACAGCTCGGCGAAAACCCAGCCCGAGGCGCAAGAACCCCTCGGGCAATCCCTCGACGAAGTCATCAAGTCACTGGAGAACGATCAGCAACGCAGCAAATTGCTGGCCGACCTGAAGAAGCTGCGCGACGCCACCAAAAAAGCCCAACCGGCTGCTGAAGAAGGCGTGTTGGGCCTGATTGGCGGCACGCTGGCCAATTTTGAAAAACAATTCTCCGGCGCTGACAGCCCGCTCACACGCTGGTCCGACGAGTTTGATCTGGCTAAGGAAGAACTGGCGGGGTTGGTGTTGCCGGCCAATGAATGGCTGCCGATCATCTTTGGCTTCGCCATGATTCTGATGGTCTGGAGCCTGCTGGCCGCCGCACTGATCTGGCTCGGTCACCGGGTACGGATGCGCTTCGGCCTGACCGAAGAATTACCGCAGCACCCCAAGGCCCTCGACATGTTGCGCTTTGCCCTGCGCAAACTCGGGCCTTGGCTGATCGCCCTGGTGATGACCGTCTACATGACCTACGCCCTGCCCTCGTCATTGGGCAAAAGCCTGGCGATGGTGCTGGCCTATGCGCTGGTGGTCGGCACGTGTTTTTCGGCGATCTGCGTGATCGCCTTTTCCTTGCTCGACGGGCCACACCGCCACCGCGCCTTGTACATCCTGCGGCATCAGGCCTTTCGGCCGCTGTGGCTGATCGGCAGTTTTGCCGCGTTCGGCGAAGCCTTGAACGACCCGCGACTGGTCGCCAGCCTCGGCAGCCATTTGGCGCACACCGCCGCCACCATCGCCAACGTGCTGGCCGCGCTGTCTACCGGGCTGTTCATCCTGCGCTTCCGACGCCCCATCGCCCACTTGATCCGCAACCAACCGCTGTCACGGCGCCTGACCCGCCGCGCACTCAGCGACACCATCGAGATTCTCGGTACTTTCTGGTACATGCCAGCGCTGGTGCTGGTGGCGATTTCGCTGTTCGCCACGTTCGTTTCCGCCGGCGACACCAGCACCGCGTTGCGCCAGTCGCTGATCTGCACCGTGCTGCTGGTGTTGTGCATGGTCATCAACGGGCTGGTGCGCCGGCATGCACTGAAACCGCAACGGGGCATGAAGCGTCACGCACTGTATTCCGAACGCCTGAAAAGCTTCTTCTATACCCTCGCCCACTTGCTGGTGTGGCTGGCGTTCATCGAACTTGGCCTGCGGGTCTGGGGCATGTCGCTGATTGCGTTCACCGAAGGCGAAGGCCATGAAGTCAGCGTCAAACTGTTCAGCCTCGGCGGCACACTGATTTTTGCCTGGCTGATCTGGATCCTCAGCGACACCGCCGTGCACCACGCCCTCACCCGCTCACGCAAAGGCCAGGCCAACGCGCGTGCGCAGACGATGATGCCGCTGATCCGCAACGTGCTGTTCGTGGCGATTTTCATCGTTGCGCTGATCGTCGCCCTGGCGAACATGGGCATGAACGTCACGCCGCTCCTGGCCGGTGCCGGCGTGATCGGCCTGGCCATCGGTTTCGGCGCACAATCGTTGGTCGCGGACCTGATCACCGGGCTGTTCATCATCATCGAAGACTCCCTGGCCATCGACGACTACGTGGATGTTGGCGGCCACCTCGGCACTGTCGAGGGCCTGACCATTCGTACCGTGCGCCTGCGGGACATCGACGGCATCGTCCACACCATCCCGTTCAGTGAAATCAAAAGCATCAAGAACTACTCGCGGGAGTTCGGCTACGCGATCTTTCGCGTGGCGATCCCCTCGAACATGGACATCGATAACGCGATCAAACTGATGCGCGACGTCGGCCAGAAGATGCGCGCCGATCCACTGCAACGACGCAACATCTGGTCGCCGCTGGAGATTCAAGGGGTCGAGAGTTTCGAGTCAGGCAACGCGATTCTGCGGGCCCGCTTCAAGACCGCGCCGATCAAACAGTGGGAAGTTTCCCGGGCGTTCAACCTGTCCTTGAAACGACACCTGGATGAAGCCGGGCTTGATCTGGCGACTCCGCGCATGAGTGTGCAGGTGGTCACGGCGGGTGGCGGCCCAATAGCCGATTAA
- a CDS encoding lipopolysaccharide kinase InaA family protein produces the protein MRSCKTLQNDYPITFSFANTTLHLSEQPCVEARQALEQLIEKRSARKLTRASAPLASGDTPLFAKVQPLDTLKAKVRVTFGKPQRNGRFDWPLEELINTHEAQRRGVRMPPLQGFGYTKDLLGLTQEYFIITRLLDDHLDGVQWLKRNPGNVEAFIQDAFDLLHSLALKNITHMDFWAGNILIPESSQSPLKAIDFENCFASQTLHPSETLGFQLGFFYRREIYKHITEADYDRLVETYTGQLPNISKKKFNPVYVASKHEYVGRKQRREVFLSGLLITG, from the coding sequence GTGCGCAGTTGCAAGACACTTCAGAACGACTACCCAATTACCTTCAGCTTTGCCAACACCACCCTGCACCTCAGCGAACAGCCTTGCGTCGAAGCACGGCAAGCGCTGGAGCAACTGATTGAAAAGCGCAGCGCTCGCAAGCTCACCCGTGCGAGCGCACCGCTCGCCAGTGGTGACACCCCTCTATTTGCCAAGGTTCAGCCGCTGGATACTTTAAAGGCGAAAGTGCGGGTAACCTTTGGCAAACCACAGCGTAACGGTCGCTTCGACTGGCCGCTGGAAGAACTGATCAATACCCATGAAGCGCAGCGCCGCGGCGTCCGGATGCCACCACTTCAAGGATTTGGCTACACCAAGGACCTGCTGGGATTGACCCAGGAGTATTTCATTATCACGCGCCTGCTTGACGACCATCTTGACGGCGTACAGTGGCTTAAACGCAACCCCGGCAACGTGGAGGCATTTATCCAGGATGCTTTCGATCTGCTCCACTCCCTCGCCCTGAAGAACATCACTCACATGGATTTCTGGGCCGGCAACATCTTGATCCCCGAATCGTCGCAGTCACCGCTCAAAGCCATCGATTTTGAAAACTGCTTCGCCAGCCAGACACTCCACCCGAGCGAAACCCTGGGCTTCCAGCTGGGATTTTTCTATCGCCGGGAAATCTACAAACACATTACTGAAGCCGACTATGATCGGCTGGTTGAAACGTACACAGGACAACTCCCAAACATCTCGAAGAAAAAGTTCAACCCGGTGTATGTCGCGAGCAAGCATGAATACGTGGGCCGCAAGCAACGCCGTGAAGTGTTCCTCAGCGGTCTTCTGATCACAGGCTGA
- a CDS encoding M18 family aminopeptidase, giving the protein MREELNQGLIDFLKASPTPFHATASLVQRLEAAGYQRLDEREPWTTEANGRYYVTRNDSSIVAVKMGRHSPLHGGIRLVGAHTDSPCLRVKPQPELQRQGFWQLGVEVYGGALLAPWFDRDLSLAGRVTFRRDGKVESQLIDFKTPIAIIPNLAIHLNREANMGWAINAQTELPPILAQFAGDERVDFRAVLTNQLALEHGLNADVVLDYELSFYDTQSAAIIGLHGDFIAGARLDNLLSCYAGLQALLTAETDETCVLVANDHEEVGSCSACGADGPMLEQTLRRLLPEGDEFVRTIQKSLLVSADNAHGVHPNYADKHDANHGPKLNAGPVIKVNSNQRYATNSETAGFFRHLCMAEEVPVQSFVVRSDMGCGSTIGPITASHLGVRTVDIGLPTFAMHSIRELCGSHDLAHLVKVLSAFYASQELP; this is encoded by the coding sequence ATGCGCGAAGAGTTGAACCAAGGCCTGATCGATTTCCTCAAGGCCTCCCCTACCCCGTTTCATGCCACCGCCAGCCTTGTTCAGCGCCTGGAAGCGGCGGGTTATCAGCGTCTCGACGAACGCGAGCCCTGGACCACTGAAGCCAACGGTCGCTACTACGTCACCCGTAACGACTCTTCGATTGTCGCCGTCAAAATGGGCCGTCACTCCCCCCTGCATGGCGGTATCCGCCTGGTCGGCGCCCATACCGACAGCCCGTGCCTGCGAGTCAAACCCCAGCCGGAACTGCAACGCCAGGGTTTCTGGCAGCTGGGTGTCGAAGTGTATGGCGGCGCGCTGCTGGCTCCGTGGTTCGACCGCGATCTGTCCCTGGCGGGCCGCGTGACCTTCCGCCGCGACGGCAAGGTCGAGAGCCAGTTGATCGACTTCAAGACACCGATCGCGATCATTCCAAACCTGGCCATTCACCTCAATCGTGAAGCCAACATGGGTTGGGCGATCAACGCCCAGACCGAATTGCCGCCGATCCTCGCGCAGTTCGCCGGTGACGAGCGCGTGGACTTCCGCGCCGTGCTCACCAATCAACTTGCTCTCGAGCATGGCCTGAACGCCGACGTGGTGCTCGACTACGAGTTGAGCTTCTACGATACCCAGAGCGCTGCGATCATCGGCCTGCATGGCGACTTCATCGCCGGTGCGCGCCTCGACAACCTGCTGTCCTGCTACGCCGGCCTGCAAGCGTTGCTGACGGCTGAAACCGACGAAACCTGCGTGCTGGTCGCCAATGACCACGAAGAAGTCGGCTCCTGCTCGGCCTGTGGCGCTGACGGCCCGATGCTGGAGCAGACGCTGCGTCGCTTGTTGCCCGAAGGTGATGAATTCGTACGCACCATTCAGAAATCCCTGCTGGTCTCGGCCGACAATGCCCACGGCGTACACCCCAACTACGCCGACAAGCACGACGCCAACCACGGCCCGAAACTCAACGCCGGCCCGGTGATCAAGGTCAACAGCAACCAGCGTTACGCCACCAACAGCGAAACCGCCGGGTTCTTCCGCCATCTGTGCATGGCCGAAGAAGTGCCGGTGCAAAGCTTCGTGGTGCGCAGCGACATGGGCTGCGGCTCGACCATCGGCCCGATCACCGCCAGCCACCTGGGTGTGCGCACCGTGGACATCGGCCTGCCGACATTCGCCATGCACTCGATCCGCGAACTGTGCGGCAGTCATGATCTGGCGCACCTGGTGAAAGTGCTGAGCGCGTTCTACGCCAGCCAAGAGCTTCCGTAA
- a CDS encoding lipid A biosynthesis lauroyl acyltransferase, translating to MDRPRFQKTFLMPRFWPLWCGLGLLWLIVQLPYPALLFIGRALGALTYRVAGDRRRIAKRNLELCFPEKSAAERKRLLKENFASTGIAFFEMAMSWWWSRERLARLAHVEGLDHLKKAQREGKGVILMAVHFTTLEIGAALLGQQHTIDGMYREHKNPLFDYIQRNGRERHNLDSLAVEREDVRGMLKLLRAGRAIWYAPDQDYGAKQSIFVPLFGIQAATVTATSKFARLGKALVVPFTQERLADGSGYRLVIHAPLEGFPGETEEADCLRINQWIEGVLRDCPEQYLWAHRRFKSRPPGEPKLYAKRG from the coding sequence ATGGATCGCCCGCGTTTTCAAAAAACATTTCTGATGCCGCGTTTCTGGCCGCTGTGGTGCGGCTTGGGGCTGTTGTGGCTGATCGTTCAGTTGCCATACCCGGCGCTGCTGTTTATTGGTCGTGCCCTCGGTGCATTGACGTATCGCGTGGCGGGCGACCGACGGCGCATTGCCAAGCGCAACCTGGAGCTGTGCTTCCCGGAAAAATCCGCTGCCGAGCGCAAGCGCCTGCTCAAGGAAAACTTTGCCTCCACCGGCATCGCATTCTTTGAAATGGCCATGAGCTGGTGGTGGTCGCGGGAGCGTCTGGCCAGGTTGGCGCATGTCGAAGGGCTGGATCATCTGAAAAAGGCCCAGCGCGAAGGCAAAGGCGTGATTCTGATGGCCGTGCATTTCACCACGCTGGAAATCGGCGCGGCGCTGCTCGGCCAGCAACACACCATCGACGGCATGTACCGCGAGCACAAGAACCCGCTGTTCGATTACATCCAGCGCAATGGCCGCGAGCGACACAACCTCGACTCGCTGGCCGTGGAGCGTGAAGACGTGCGCGGCATGCTCAAACTGCTGCGGGCCGGCCGGGCGATCTGGTACGCACCGGATCAGGACTACGGCGCCAAGCAAAGCATCTTCGTGCCGCTGTTCGGGATTCAGGCCGCGACCGTCACTGCCACCAGCAAGTTTGCGCGGCTGGGCAAGGCGCTGGTGGTGCCGTTCACGCAAGAGCGTCTGGCGGACGGCAGCGGTTATCGCTTGGTGATCCATGCGCCGCTCGAAGGTTTCCCTGGCGAGACCGAAGAGGCCGATTGCCTGCGGATCAACCAATGGATCGAAGGCGTCTTGCGCGACTGCCCGGAGCAATACCTCTGGGCCCATCGCCGCTTCAAGAGTCGTCCGCCGGGCGAACCCAAGTTGTACGCAAAACGCGGCTGA
- the minE gene encoding cell division topological specificity factor MinE codes for MNIFDFFRANKKPSTASVAKERLQIIVAHERGQRSTPDYLPALQKELVEVIRKYVNIGSDDVHVALENQGSCSILELNITLPDR; via the coding sequence ATGAACATTTTTGACTTCTTTCGTGCTAACAAGAAGCCAAGTACCGCCTCGGTAGCGAAAGAGCGTCTACAGATCATCGTGGCGCATGAACGCGGCCAACGCAGTACGCCGGATTACTTGCCAGCCTTGCAGAAAGAGCTGGTCGAAGTCATCCGCAAGTACGTCAATATCGGGTCCGATGACGTGCATGTCGCCCTGGAAAACCAGGGTAGCTGCTCGATTCTGGAACTCAATATCACCCTGCCGGATCGCTGA